TGAGCTAAAAAGGTAGAAGGTGTGAAAACTCAAAGTACAGTGttgtttgatccaaatttttggcCTCATGTTGTTTTTTGCATAAAGACCACTGTTCCATTAGTTAGTGTCTTGAGAGAGGTTGATTCAGAGGAAAGACCAGCCATgggttatatttatgagttgatgGATTCAACTAAGGAGAAGATTGCATTTAATTGTCGGGGTGTGGAGAGAAAATATGgcccaatttggagaaaaattgatGCAAGATGGACTCCGCAACTTCATCGACCTTTACATGCAGCGGGTTATTATCTTAATCCTCAATTGCGGTATGGAGATAAGTTCTTTAATGCTGATGAGGTGAGGAAGggattatttgaatgcatggatAGGATGTTGGATTATCAAGAACGTTTAAAAGCTGACATTCAGTTGGACTCATATGACCAAGCAATGGGTGAATTTGGGAGTCgtattgcaattgattctcgaACATTAAGAAGTCCTACAAGTTGGTGGATGCGTTTTGGGGGTTCAACACCGGAGTTGCAAAAGTTTGCTATTCGAGTCCTTAGCCTTACTTGTAGTGCTTCgggatgtgaaagaaattggagaacATTTGAGTCggtaatacttctatttttgtaaatttttatacatatacTTCTATGTCAATGTTAGAGaaccttatttcattttaacacataaatttgatacttttattatttgtagatccatacaaaaaaaagaaatacactTGAACATCAAAGGTTGAATGCTCTAGTGTATGTAAGATACAACACTAGATTGAGAGAGCGAAGtctacaaaggaaacaaaatgttgatcCGATTTTGGTAGAGGAGATTGATTCGGATGATGAATGGATTGTGGAGAAAGAAGATCCCCTCCTCCCCCTTAATCTTTGTTGGCTTCAAGATAATGAGTTATTCAGTGTTGATGCCATTAGAGCTGTGTCATCGAACTCCCAAGAGACTGAAACATCATCGGATCACATGGTTTCTTCACATTCCtacaaaaggaaacataatgaagtaccaagtaagtactcaaaaattgaagtcataaatttgattaaatttaataaaaaaaacttataatatttacacTTAATTAATTCTTTATGCTAGGTACAAGTGGAGGCAAAGGCAAAGAGAAGGAGTTGAATTTGACAccaattgatgaagatgaagatttacATGAAATGGGGATACATGATAGTGGACATTTTCCTACTATTGATACattggatgaggatgatgatgaccttGAGGATGAGGATTTAAGTTGAAACAATTGACTCTAGTTGTTATTTTATGACTTAGTTAtggattttttgtaaaagtttagaactattattatggttgactctattttttatttcatgacttagttatggttttttgttaaagtttgaaACTATTAGTATAGTTGAATCTAGAATCTATTTTATGACTTTGTTATGGTTTTTTTGTGAAAGTAGGGTACtagtatgcttttttttttttatgattctaatgaattgttttcatgtttctatttatgctattttattttatatatttaaaaatattaattaattatataatgtgaGGCTCAAAAAGCTTACGCCTCAACGCCTCGAGGCTTACGCCTCGCCTCGCCTCACAAACACAAAAACGTATCGCCTTACGCTttcgcctttaaaaactttggtcCTATTAGGGAAGAGAGTTAAAAGAGTCTATAAAGGAAATCTGAGAACCAGAATTCTAATATAAGTTTTTAGCAACTATTATCCTTCCTTTGAGGGTGCAAATGCCTTCTTTCTGGAGTGTGATTGCTTAGTGTACCTTATGTGTGATTGTCAAGGatgtttctttttattccttttcttttgtttctttgatttctcATATCATtataaaacaaagaaacaatttCTATAGTGCTGAAACTTTTATCATCACCAAATTTGATATCAGAGCCTAAAATAGCACtatgataactattttttttttatcaaaccaCTATGATAACCATAGGTGGTCTAAGTTTTAGGTGATGATTTTTCTCTGCATGATTATGGGGAAGGTTGAAGGGAGCATGTGTGTTGGGTAGAAAGCGGAGCAACGACTTGGTTCAACTCTCTCTCCTATCTTGAAAGACCTTGAACTACTCTCTTAGATATGGCAAATGATGTCATGGAGCTAGATTGGCATGAGAGACATGATAAACATGGCATGATTGGTGATATTACAAAGAAAGTATGTGTAAAGTAATAGATTTTGctggaaaaattaatttacagCCTTTTCAGATTTGTTAGCTACCTTGGAGAGGTACTTTGATTGGTATGATATGATGGATAAAAAGGCAGGTTCAATTTGCTATTATGAAACTCATTAAACAAGTTCAAATTTAGTGAACAGGTGAGGTGAACAAGTCTAAAATTTTGGGATAGCCATGAAATATTCATTGAGTTGAGATGAAATAGaagttaaaacaaaaatacatacCTAACTTATGATTAGCAAGAtgatttttatgattaaatgaCCACTCTTAAGAAAGGAGACATGATAACTGATCGAGTATATGGACAAGTTTAAGGAGCTGAAATTCTGTATAAGTTGAATATCCATGGCAAACTCTTTATCAATTTAATACCAGATTGAGGGATGAAATTCACAGCTAAATGGTAACACATTGTCTCTATGATGTTGACAAAGTGTTCCAATTGGCTTTGAAGGTAGAAAAGTATCTGCAACAGCCACTAACTAGAAGGTTTTCTACCCTAGTTAGGGAGTACAAGTACTAGAAAATATGATGAAAATGGGAGAGCACTGAGAACAACTACAATGTAGGCTGGCCCTAAAGTTAATATTGCAGCTGATTCAAAAAATAGAGCTTCTACGATGATCAACAGCTAGACAACAAAGTCCGTTGCTTTAAATGTAGAGAAAAGGGAACTATGCATGACAATCCCAAAAAGAAATTTGTACATTGATGCCAAGACAAGAGATCACAAGAATGAATAATGATGAAGCGGATGACTCCTCAAATGAGATTAGGGCTTTGCTATCTTTGCTTACATCTAAAAAGGATTACAGTTGTTGTTTACGTGTTTGTATCCATGCATTAAACAAGAGTACAATCAAATGCAAGTTTCTAATACCTAGATTTCATGATATCTTGGGTACGATGGCAGGTTTTACAATCTTCTCAAAGAGTGACATGAAGAGTGGCTACAGTTAAGTACATATAAAGGCTTGGAGCACCATTTCATGACCATTATAATGGCATTAGGTGCATTAGAGAGATCAAATGACATAACCAGCCACTCATGGAGACCATCCTTTATCATGACCCTCATAAAGGTGTTAGGTGCTAGGTACTCTAGCCCTTTATTGGTTGatttcttgttatttattttgattccaTAAGTTAAAGAAGGGTTACATTTCACATTTACAACATGTGAAGCCTATGAGAATTGAACAAATAAAGAAACGTCAAGATTAGAAGCTGAAGAATTTTGTTGAACTCAAAAGAAGCCTATGCTTGTTCTTAATAAGAAAAAAGTTCAAAAGGTAGAATAAGGAAAATGGTATTTTTTATGCTATCCTAGCCAAGGCCCAAAGTAAACAAAGATCTAACCCAATACCAACTGACGAAGTGCCTTGGAAGAGTCCAAGTTGctgtttaatttttcaaatgttGCAGTGGAGGATTTATCCAATGTGCTGCCACCAATGTGTGAAGTTTAATATACCATTGATTTAATGTAAGGTTCTCAATTATCTAACCTACCAACATGTCATATTAATCTATTAGAGCATGCAATGTTTAAAATATAAGTTGAGTTACTTTTGAATGGGTTTATTTAGTGAAAGTCTTAGTCCATGTATTGTGCTAGCTTTGCTTGCACCTAAAAGGCATGACAATTGGCACATACGTGTTGGTAGCTATGCATTTGGTTACTATCAAGTACATCTTTTTAGCATCCAAGTGGTAATTATGAAAAAGAGGTACATGAGTATACATAGGCGACATCTCCTCAATTCCTAACTAAGCTCCTCTTATTGTTGTCCCCAACCCTTTTGATTTACAAACCAAATGCCAAGTCAGCTGAATAACATAGAATGGAATGCCTTTAAAGGCGTCAGTACAAGAGGGCCAGATGGAGGGATAGAAGTGAAGTAGATACCACAAAATCTCTATAACACTTTTCCTTAAAGATCATAACACTTCTCTCTCACTATACAATCCAAGGCATTGTGAGAAAAGCGATTTGCCATGCAATCTAGGATTACCTCACCTAACTTAATTTCTCTTCCTCATTTGACCCACAAATTGATGATCAAACTGAAGTTAATTGTAGCCATGGTGATCTTCTAAAATGCTTAGTGATGGCCATGTTGGCAATTGGAACCGATTACTTCCCATGACCAAATTTGCTTGTGTTGTTCCATATATGGACCATAGGGCTCAATCctcttgaaatttttattgGTTTGCAACCTTGAAAGCCCATTGATTTAATTCCTTTTCCTTCAAATGCAATTTGCTAGTCACGTGAGGGAGGTTCATAATGAAATATATGAGAGCATTGCAGTTGGCTTTGAAACATACAAGGCTTATGCTAATCTCAGGAGACCTTTTGATGAATTCAAGGATGGGGATATGACAATGATTTCTATAGGACTTGAGCATTTTCAAatgtggttttttcttttttgatcaACTACAAAAgacttattaattttataaaaggtAAATGAGAAGGATGAGGGGTCCTCCCCACAATATGCAACAAACTAATCTAAGTATGAGTAAACTCCTCTACTATGCAAGGAGAATTATACAAAATTGTTTAGTCGACTTAAGGATATACATAGGTGACATCTCAATTCCGAACTAAGCTCCTCTCATTGTGTCCCCAACCTTTTTGATTTATGAACAAATGTTAACTAAGTTGAATAACATTGAGTAGAATGCCTTTAGAGGCATTGATACAAGAGTCCTAGAAGAAGGAATAGAAGTGGCATGGATCCCACAACATCTCTACTGTATTCCACTTTTGCTCCAAGATCATAACATTTCTTTCTTGTCTCCCAAACCTAAGGCAGTATGAGATAAGCGATTTGCCTTAAGGTGTTGCCTTTGATAGAACTCCCTAAACCTTTATATGAAATTGTCATCATGTCACACATAGTCGAGGGTGGCATCTAATCTATCTTGGCTAGACTGAATAACTTGTGTCATAGCCTTATATTGTTATAGGATAATGTAGAAAAAGGTTGTTGATTGATTGTCCACTCCCCATGCATAAGATGCACCAA
This region of Vitis vinifera cultivar Pinot Noir 40024 chromosome 5, ASM3070453v1 genomic DNA includes:
- the LOC104879375 gene encoding uncharacterized protein LOC104879375, with amino-acid sequence MGYIYELMDSTKEKIAFNCRGVERKYGPIWRKIDARWTPQLHRPLHAAGYYLNPQLRYGDKFFNADEVRKGLFECMDRMLDYQERLKADIQLDSYDQAMGEFGSRIAIDSRTLRSPTSWWMRFGGSTPELQKFAIRVLSLTCSASGCERNWRTFESIHTKKRNTLEHQRLNALVYVRYNTRLRERSLQRKQNVDPILVEEIDSDDEWIVEKEDPLLPLNLCWLQDNELFSVDAIRAVSSNSQETETSSDHMVSSHSYKRKHNEVPSTSGGKGKEKELNLTPIDEDEDLHEMGIHDSGHFPTIDTLDEDDDDLEDEDLS